In one Silene latifolia isolate original U9 population chromosome 10, ASM4854445v1, whole genome shotgun sequence genomic region, the following are encoded:
- the LOC141607648 gene encoding uncharacterized protein LOC141607648: MKLSSLMFADDLLLFSKGDVGSMMILLRTFSTFSKASGLQLSKGKSNVYFNGVPADIRSEIIHVSGCSEGAMPFKYLGVPIKPSKLSIKDCQPIIDKVLERIRNLGTKKLSYAGRLILVKYVYKTLHSYWASIFILPKGVIVKIEAICRNFLWSGGSEFTKNPTVAWSKICTEKKQGGLGLMNECLRNKAAVGKLLWWIHIHPDKLWVKWIHSTYLRTTTWGEYQCPSNVSWTWKKVCKLRNELQQAYSQNEWSRIPGKEYSIRKGYTWLQGALPEVIWQHKVWNKWTVPKHGMIAWMAQHQGINTKDKLFRLNISNDNLCCLCGKEEETLPHLFFKCHYSEEIMMRIQNWVGLVMPRTRDHEWRRGARMTRLKVGILNSILNAVTYHVWRQRNECRHEMKLIRPDGCVNMIKYEIRTKINKQLKGKLSRKDLVWIEKLM; encoded by the coding sequence ATGAAACTGAGCAGccttatgtttgctgatgatcttttGCTCTTCAGCAAAGGGGATGTGGGATCCATGATGATTTTACTGAGAACATTCTCTACTTTCTCTAAAGCGTCAGGTCTACAGTTGAGCAAAGGTAAATCCAATGTATACTTTAATGGGGTGCCTGCTGATATCAGAAGTGAAATTATCCATGTATCTGGATGCTCTGAAGGAGCAATGCCATTCAAATACCTAGGGGTGCCTATCAAGCCATCCAAATTGAGCATTAAGGACTGCCAGCCAATCATTGACAAGGTATTAGAACGGATCAGGAATTTAGGTACCAAAAAACTGTCATATGCGGGGAGACTAATTCTGGTTAAATATGTGTATAAGACACTACATTCTTACTGGGCGTCCATATTCATCCTCCCAAAAGGTGTCATTGTCAAAATAGAAGCTATCTGTAGGAATTTCTTATGGAGTGGAGGGTCTGAATTTACTAAAAATCCAACAGTGGCCTGGTCAAAAATATGTACAGAAAAGAAGCAGGGGGGACTGGGGCTGATGAATGAATGCTTGCGTAATAAAGCTGCAGTGGGTAAGCTCCTTTGGTGGATCCATATTCACCCTGACAAGCTCTGGGTTAAATGGATCCATAGCACGTACTTAAGAACAACCACATGGGGGGAATACCAGTGCCCTAGTAATGTTAGCTGGACGTGGAAGAAGGTCTGTAAGCTCAGAAATGAGCTGCAGCAGGCTTATTCTCAGAATGAATGGAGCAGGATCCCTGGGAAAGAGTATTCAATTAGAAAAGGTTACACCTGGTTGCAAGGAGCTCTTCCTGAGGTGATATGGCAACACAAAGTTTGGAACAAGTGGACTGTACCAAAGCATGGCATGATAGCTTGGATGGCGCAGCATCAAGGGATCAATACCAAAGACAAACTCTTTAGACTCAACATCAGCAATGATAACCTTTGCTGCCTGTGTGGAAAAGAGGAAGAAACATTACCTCATCTATTCTTTAAATGTCATTACAGTGAAGAAATTATGATGCGGATACAGAACTGGGTTGGTTTGGTGATGCCCAGGACCAGGGATCATGAGTGGAGAAGGGGTGCTAGAATGACTAGACTGAAAGTAGGCATCTTGAATAGCATTCTGAATGCAGTTACCTATCACGTCTGGCGGCAAAGAAATGAATGCAGGCATGAAATGAAGCTTATTAGGCCGGATGGCTGTGTGAACATGATCAAATATGAAATCAGGACGAAAATTAACAAGCAACTCAAAGGCAAGTTATCTAGGAAGGACCTAGTGTGGATTGAAAAACTCATGTAA